One segment of Cynocephalus volans isolate mCynVol1 chromosome 8, mCynVol1.pri, whole genome shotgun sequence DNA contains the following:
- the LOC134384087 gene encoding transcription initiation factor TFIID subunit 4-like encodes MQPRAPPPRRGCPPRPCAPHPPAPPRARSGATRLLPRVSASPRRAVSPAGPLYLALATPCEAARRVQKPAGKREGVAGCKGRPGAAPRAPVPCAHGARGADLPATKSRTASARRGLWALLSSREPQEARQANDQAEGAMHGGTAERSRPVLCGHPLEAASSHHGSWVLWACGPHSASDRCPLCRRFLGLVTSLVGGSIISNTLGHQDQSMMDTALHRDNSLGCPHPWDRERLLQSLLLQKSSY; translated from the exons ATGCAGCCCCGCGCGCCGCCGCCCCGCCGAGGGTGCCCTCCAA GGCCCTGCGCGCCGCACCCGCCCGCTCCGCCGCGCGCCCGCTCCGGGGCCACCAGGCTCCTGCCCCGCGTCTCCGCGTCTCCGCGCCGCGCTGTGTCCCCCGCCGGGCCGCTTTATCTGGCCCTCGCCACCCCGTGTGAAGCGGCGCGTCGTGTGCAAAAGCCCgcggggaagagggagggggtggCCGGCTGCAAAGGGCGCCCCGGCGCTGCCCCCCGCGCACCTGTCCCCTGCGCCCATGGGGCCCGAGGAGCCGACCTGCCTGCCACGAAAAGCCGAACAGCCTCCGCCCGACGCGGCCTCTGGGCGTTGCTGAG CTCACGGGAGCCCCAGGAAGCCCGACAAGCAAACGACCAGGCAGAAGGTGCCATGCATGGTGGTACCGCTGAAAGAAGTCGACCCGTCCTTTGTGGCCACCCACTGGAAGCAGCGTCTTCCCACCATGGTTCCTGGGTGCTGTGGGCCTGTGGCCCCCACAGTGCCTCTGATAGGTGCCCTCTATGTAGAAGGTTCTTAGGCCTGGTGACCTCTCTGGTTGGTGGCTCCATTATCTCGAACACCCTTGGTCACCAGGACCAGAGCATGATGGATACGGCCCTTCACAGAGACAATAGTCTGGGGTGCCCACACCCTTGGGACAGGGAGCGGCTCCTTCAGTCTCTTCTTCTACAGAAATCGTCTTATTAG
- the TRIM63 gene encoding E3 ubiquitin-protein ligase TRIM63 has product MDYKSSLIQDGNPMENLEKQLICPICLEMFTKPVVILPCQHNLCRKCASDIFQAANPYWTNRGSSVSMSGGRFRCPSCRHEVIMDRHGVYGLQRNLLVENIIDIYKQECSSRPLQKGSHPMCKEHEDEKINIYCLTCEVPTCSMCKVFGAHQACEVAPLQSAFQGQKSELSNCISMLVAGNDRVQTIITQLEDSSRITKENSHQVKEELSQKFDILYAILDEKKSELLQRITQEQEEKLSFIEALIQQYREQLDKSTKLAETAIQSLDEPGGATFLLSAKQLIKSIVEASKGCQLGKTEQGFENMDYFTLDLEHIADALRAIDFGTDEEEEEFIEEDLEAEESTEGKEEGHQ; this is encoded by the exons ATGGATTATAAGTCAAGCCTGATCCAGGATGGGAACCCCATGGAGAACTTGGAGAAGCAGCTGATCTGTCCCATCTGCCTGGAGATGTTTACCAAGCCGGTGGTAATCTTGCCATGCCAGCACAACCTCTGCCGGAAGTGTGCCAGTGACATCTTTCAG GCTGCAAATCCCTACTGGACCAACCGGGGCAGCTCAGTGTCGATGTCCGGGGGCCGTTTCCGCTGCCCCTCCTGCCGCCATGAGGTGATCATGGACCGTCACGGCGTGTACGGCCTGCAGAGGAATCTGCTGGTGGAGAACATCATTGACATCTACAAGCAGGAGTGCTCCAG TCGGCCCCTGCAGAAGGGCAGCCACCCCATGTGCAAGGAGCACGAAGATGAGAAAATCAACATCTACTGCCTCACGTGCGAGGTGCCCACATGCTCCATGTGCAAGGTGTTCGGGGCCCACCAGGCCTGTGAGGTGGCCCCGCTGCAGAGCGCCTTCCAGGGACAAAAG AGCGAGCTGAGTAACTGTATCTCCATGCTGGTGGCGGGGAATGACCGCGTACAGACGATCATCACTCAGCTGGAGGACTCCTCCCGAATTACCAAG GAGAACAGTCACCAGGTGAAGGAAGAGCTGAGCCAGAAGTTTGACATACTGTATGCCATCCTGGATGAGAAAAAAAGTGAGCTGCTGCAGCGGATCacgcaggagcaggaggagaagctcaGCTTCATCGAGGCCCTCATCCAGCAGTACCGGGAGCAGCTCGACAAGTCCACCAAGCTGGCGGAGACAGCTATCCAGTCCCTGGATGAACCTGGTGGGGCCACCTTCCTCTTG AGTGCCAAGCAACTCATCAAAAG cATTGTGGAAGCTTCCAAGGGTTGCCAGCtggggaagacagagcagggctTTGAAAACATGGACTACTTTACTTTGGACTTAGAGCACATAGCAGACGCCTTGAGGGCCATCGACTTTGGGACAG atgaggaggaggaagagttcATTGAAGAAGATCTGGAAGCGGAAGAGTCcacagaagggaaggaagaag gaCACCAGTAA